In a genomic window of Deinococcus ruber:
- a CDS encoding VOC family protein, with protein MTSPASASATLPGASLSRLSLGAVTLTVSDLERSLAYYQDTIGLKVLQQSEGSAVLGTSAPLLELQEEAGATHSSPRHAGLYHFALLLPTRADLGRFVTHLIEGQRPVQGASDHLVSEAIYFQDPDGHGIEVYADRDAASWAWEAGQVRMGTVAADIQGIVEAAGSDRTWRGLPEGTVMGHVHLKVSDLERTRAFYAGLLGLDVVVDMAQQGALFVSQGGYHHHFGLNIWQSRGGAQAQDGEARLLRARVWLPEPDLKQVRARLEAGGAAPTDVAGGFEVKDPSGNVLLFGANG; from the coding sequence ATGACTTCTCCTGCCTCCGCTTCTGCCACTCTGCCCGGAGCCTCCCTGTCGCGGCTGTCGCTGGGGGCCGTGACCCTCACGGTCAGCGATCTGGAACGCAGCCTCGCCTACTATCAGGACACCATCGGCCTGAAGGTGCTTCAGCAGTCTGAGGGATCGGCGGTGCTGGGCACGTCTGCCCCGCTGCTCGAACTGCAAGAGGAAGCGGGGGCCACGCACTCTTCGCCGCGTCATGCCGGGCTGTACCATTTCGCGCTGCTGCTGCCGACCCGCGCCGATCTGGGGCGCTTCGTAACGCATCTGATAGAAGGGCAGCGTCCGGTGCAGGGCGCGTCTGACCATCTGGTGAGCGAGGCGATCTACTTTCAGGACCCCGACGGACACGGCATCGAGGTCTACGCCGACCGCGACGCGGCAAGCTGGGCCTGGGAAGCAGGGCAGGTGCGTATGGGCACCGTGGCCGCCGACATTCAGGGCATCGTCGAGGCTGCCGGATCAGACCGGACGTGGCGCGGGCTGCCCGAAGGCACCGTCATGGGCCATGTTCACCTGAAGGTCAGCGATCTGGAGCGCACGCGGGCTTTTTATGCGGGCCTGCTGGGGCTGGATGTAGTGGTCGATATGGCGCAGCAGGGAGCGCTGTTCGTGTCGCAGGGTGGGTATCACCACCATTTCGGCCTGAATATCTGGCAGAGCCGGGGCGGGGCGCAGGCACAGGACGGCGAGGCGCGGCTGCTGCGTGCCCGCGTGTGGCTGCCGGAACCCGACCTGAAGCAGGTGCGTGCGCGGCTGGAGGCAGGCGGCGCGGCCCCAACAGACGTGGCGGGCGGCTTCGAGGTTAAGGACCCTTCGGGGAATGTCCTGCTCTTCGGGGCGAACGGCTGA
- a CDS encoding DUF4034 domain-containing protein, with protein sequence MLRTHQFSALEQRLQALQRQFEGGDIGERDLVDAFRIFDRPDPALGDHFDAWLEEFPASYVAHVALSTWLLARAWAFRGGSTSDLISDRGRRGLAYYLAQAESCARLAVGLSRNPRGMWWREWPAHTETSCHCTTLKRGHGPTGTFWP encoded by the coding sequence ATGCTGCGAACCCACCAGTTCTCTGCACTCGAACAGCGGTTACAGGCGTTGCAGCGGCAGTTTGAAGGCGGCGACATAGGCGAGCGTGATCTGGTGGACGCCTTCAGGATCTTCGACCGACCAGACCCGGCGCTGGGTGACCATTTCGACGCCTGGCTGGAGGAATTTCCCGCTTCATACGTCGCGCACGTCGCGCTTTCGACCTGGCTGCTGGCGCGTGCCTGGGCCTTTCGGGGCGGCAGCACCTCCGATCTGATCAGCGACCGGGGCAGGCGCGGGCTGGCGTACTATCTGGCGCAGGCCGAAAGCTGTGCGCGGCTCGCGGTGGGCCTCAGCCGAAATCCGCGTGGAATGTGGTGGCGGGAGTGGCCCGCACACACGGAAACCAGCTGTCACTGCACGACGTTGAAGCGGGGGCATGGCCCGACTGGTACGTTTTGGCCCTGA
- the hisB gene encoding imidazoleglycerol-phosphate dehydratase HisB — translation MTAPLPSSSDTSSARRASIHRHTHETDVQVTLDLSSAALPDGNRLQTGHGFLDHMLEQLARHGRLGLSVQATGDLHVEVHHLAEDVGITVGQALAQALGNRQGIERYGSQFIPMDETLAHVVVDLSGRAHLAFEPEKLDVWGTAGDFSHYHLREFLRGLCNHAGITLHVRLLSGREAHHVIEAIMKAFARALRDAVAVTSDSLPSTKGLL, via the coding sequence ATGACCGCCCCACTGCCTTCCAGTTCAGACACTTCATCTGCCCGCCGCGCCAGCATTCACCGGCATACGCACGAAACCGACGTGCAGGTGACGCTCGACCTGAGCAGCGCTGCCCTGCCGGACGGCAACCGCCTTCAGACCGGTCACGGCTTTCTCGATCACATGCTGGAGCAGCTCGCCCGGCACGGCAGGCTCGGTCTGAGTGTGCAGGCCACCGGAGACCTGCACGTCGAGGTGCATCATCTGGCCGAAGATGTGGGCATCACGGTAGGGCAGGCACTGGCACAGGCGCTGGGCAACCGGCAGGGCATCGAGCGCTACGGCTCGCAGTTCATTCCGATGGATGAAACGCTGGCGCATGTGGTGGTCGATCTGTCGGGCCGCGCCCACCTGGCCTTCGAGCCGGAAAAGCTGGACGTGTGGGGCACGGCGGGCGATTTCAGCCATTATCACCTACGCGAGTTCCTGCGTGGGCTGTGCAACCACGCGGGAATCACGCTGCATGTGCGCCTGCTGTCGGGCCGGGAAGCCCACCATGTCATCGAGGCGATCATGAAGGCGTTTGCGCGGGCGCTGCGCGACGCGGTGGCTGTAACCTCCGACAGTCTGCCCAGCACCAAAGGGCTGCTGTGA
- a CDS encoding DUF2239 family protein, translated as MSNEPTYTTFVGELRLVTAPLAQMLSATKAHLDSKQSAGQGLLIFEDATGQQTDFNFQGTLQDVLARALPAQPEAAQPEPRRSGPGRPKLGVVSREVSLLPRHWEWLEGQPSGASAALRRLIDEARKQTQAQGGISRQRMEAAGRFMTAMAGNLPQFEEASRALYAGDTAALARQIQAWPDSIQTHLLYLLEPPFAQQP; from the coding sequence ATGTCGAACGAACCTACCTACACCACCTTCGTCGGAGAACTGCGATTGGTCACAGCCCCACTTGCACAGATGCTCAGTGCCACCAAAGCGCACCTGGACAGCAAGCAGAGCGCCGGGCAGGGCCTGCTGATCTTCGAGGACGCCACCGGGCAACAGACCGACTTCAACTTTCAGGGCACGCTGCAAGACGTGCTGGCACGCGCTTTACCGGCCCAGCCCGAAGCTGCCCAGCCAGAACCCAGACGCAGCGGCCCCGGGCGGCCCAAACTCGGCGTCGTTTCGCGCGAGGTGTCGCTGCTGCCGCGTCACTGGGAATGGCTGGAAGGGCAGCCCAGCGGCGCGTCGGCAGCGCTGCGCCGTCTGATCGACGAGGCCAGAAAGCAGACCCAGGCGCAGGGCGGAATTTCCCGGCAGCGCATGGAGGCAGCAGGCCGCTTCATGACGGCGATGGCCGGGAATCTTCCCCAGTTCGAGGAGGCGTCGCGGGCGCTGTATGCGGGCGACACCGCAGCACTCGCCCGCCAGATTCAGGCGTGGCCGGACAGCATTCAGACGCACCTGCTGTATCTGCTGGAACCGCCGTTTGCCCAGCAGCCGTAA
- a CDS encoding FAD-dependent oxidoreductase — MRIVVVGGVAAGMSAASRARRQNPAAEVVVFERGDWISYGACGLPYVIGGEVQERRTQGNHVPESTLQDVPDDEFGVLVARTPDQMRGQGVSVRLNHEVLGVDARAATLSVLDRSSGRTVQEPYDRLLLATGVAPVRPDWLPDTLQGVHVLRDIPDAQGIEATLRGGAKRAAIVGGGYIGLEMAEALKRRGLSVVMLEAGPEPAGRMLDPVNRRLVREELERQGIDLRTGVTLEGLSAKDGRVTGVQTSAGRVRADLVLVAVGVRPKVELAQAAGVRLGHTGAVRVNASQQTSVAGIYAAGDNCESLHRVSRRRVHIPLGLTANRMGRVAGVNMAGGEARFPGIVGTGIFRVFDLSVARTGLTQQEADSYGLKAVSADVKSSDHAGYYADARPIWVRLTAEQGSGRLLGAQILGHGDAVKRIDVIAALLHSRASVHDLEDMDLAYAPPFSSVWDVLLVAAGKVKKVMREG; from the coding sequence ATGCGAATCGTGGTGGTGGGCGGAGTGGCAGCGGGCATGAGTGCAGCGAGCCGGGCCAGACGGCAGAACCCGGCAGCCGAGGTGGTGGTGTTCGAGCGCGGCGACTGGATCAGTTACGGCGCGTGCGGCCTGCCGTATGTGATCGGCGGCGAGGTACAGGAGCGCAGAACACAGGGAAACCACGTGCCGGAAAGCACCCTACAGGACGTTCCAGACGACGAATTCGGGGTTCTGGTGGCCCGTACCCCCGACCAGATGCGCGGGCAGGGCGTGTCGGTGCGGCTGAACCATGAGGTGCTGGGCGTGGACGCACGCGCCGCCACTCTGAGCGTGCTGGACAGAAGCAGCGGGCGTACCGTGCAGGAGCCGTACGACCGTCTGCTGCTGGCGACAGGCGTGGCCCCGGTTCGCCCCGACTGGCTGCCCGACACCCTTCAGGGCGTGCATGTGCTGCGTGACATCCCCGATGCTCAGGGAATCGAGGCCACCCTGCGGGGCGGGGCAAAGCGGGCGGCCATCGTGGGGGGCGGCTATATCGGGCTGGAAATGGCCGAAGCGCTGAAACGCCGGGGGCTGAGCGTGGTGATGCTGGAAGCGGGGCCGGAACCCGCCGGACGGATGCTCGATCCGGTCAATCGCCGTCTGGTGCGCGAAGAACTGGAGCGCCAGGGCATCGACCTCCGCACGGGCGTGACGCTGGAAGGACTGAGCGCGAAAGATGGCCGCGTGACTGGCGTACAGACCAGCGCCGGACGCGTGCGGGCCGATCTGGTTCTGGTGGCGGTGGGCGTGCGTCCGAAGGTGGAACTGGCCCAGGCAGCCGGGGTGCGGCTCGGACACACGGGGGCGGTGCGCGTGAATGCCAGCCAGCAGACCTCGGTGGCGGGCATCTATGCGGCGGGCGACAACTGCGAGAGCCTGCACAGAGTCAGCCGCAGACGGGTGCATATCCCGCTCGGCCTGACCGCCAACCGCATGGGCAGAGTGGCGGGCGTGAACATGGCAGGCGGTGAGGCCCGCTTTCCCGGCATCGTCGGAACGGGCATTTTCAGGGTGTTTGATCTGAGCGTGGCCCGCACCGGCCTGACGCAGCAGGAAGCCGACAGCTACGGCCTGAAGGCAGTGAGCGCCGACGTGAAAAGCAGTGACCACGCAGGCTATTACGCCGACGCCCGGCCCATCTGGGTGCGCCTGACAGCCGAGCAGGGCAGCGGCAGACTGCTGGGAGCACAGATTCTGGGACACGGCGACGCCGTGAAGCGCATCGACGTGATCGCCGCGCTGCTGCACAGCCGGGCTTCTGTCCACGACCTCGAAGACATGGACCTGGCGTATGCACCGCCGTTTTCGAGCGTGTGGGACGTATTGCTGGTGGCCGCCGGGAAGGTGAAGAAAGTGATGCGGGAGGGGTGA
- the recQ gene encoding DNA helicase RecQ: MTVAASLPTLPDPALLGEAQNILKTVFGYDAFRAPQDGIVTHLAAGGNALVLMPTGGGKSLCYQIPSLLRRGVGVVVSPLIALMKDQVDALRENGVRAEYLNSSLSGPQAREVERSLERGDLDLVYVAPERLLQPYMLDLLERSPVALFAIDEAHCVSQWGHDFRPEYQGLGVLAERFPQVPRAALTATADDRTRADIVRVLALEDARQFLSSFDRPNIQYRVGHKASPKTQLLDFIRAEHAAGTPEADAGIVYCLSRKSVEETAQWLTAQGIQALPYHAGLTVREREYAQERFIREEGVIVVATVAFGMGIDKPNVRFVAHLDLPKSMEGYYQETGRAGRDGLPATAWMVYGLSDVVNMRRMLAQSAAPEHIRRMESQKLDALLAYCETPRCRRQTLLSYFGETYPQPCGNCDTCRTPPETWDATRAAQMVLSAVVRTGNRFGAGHLIDVLHGNETERVLGLGHHALPTFGVGKDLSDKQWKGVLRQLAALGYLTTDAEGHGSLIATQQARAVLKGEETLRLRTEAEPPSREERRQKRSGKPGAASGYDPLFEALRALRLRLAKEQGVPPYVIFHDATLREMTEAQPQTLAQLGAVSGVGGRKLEAYGAAFLEVLTGEHAACVSPVQKGQAGNAAVLGILKGRPEAAVPSPSRAAPPTGTLSERLRAWRLALAREIDKPAFTILSNAVLDAIVSHRPQNEDELLTVPGMGQKKMENYGAEILRMVQEAGNA; encoded by the coding sequence GTGACCGTTGCCGCCTCCCTCCCCACCCTTCCCGATCCGGCCCTGCTGGGTGAAGCCCAGAACATCCTGAAGACCGTATTCGGCTACGACGCCTTCCGCGCCCCGCAGGACGGCATCGTGACGCATCTGGCGGCGGGCGGAAACGCTCTGGTGCTCATGCCCACGGGCGGCGGCAAGAGCCTGTGTTACCAGATTCCCTCGCTGCTGCGCCGGGGCGTGGGCGTGGTGGTGTCGCCGCTCATCGCCCTGATGAAAGATCAGGTGGACGCGCTGCGCGAAAACGGGGTGCGGGCTGAATATCTCAACAGTTCGCTGTCGGGGCCGCAGGCACGGGAAGTCGAGCGCTCGCTGGAACGGGGCGACCTCGATCTGGTGTATGTCGCGCCCGAACGCCTGCTTCAGCCGTACATGCTCGATCTGCTGGAGCGCTCTCCGGTGGCCCTGTTCGCCATCGACGAGGCGCACTGTGTTTCGCAGTGGGGCCACGATTTCCGCCCGGAATATCAGGGGCTGGGAGTGCTGGCCGAGCGCTTTCCCCAGGTTCCCCGCGCCGCCCTGACCGCCACCGCCGACGACCGCACCCGCGCCGACATCGTGCGGGTGCTGGCGCTGGAAGACGCCCGGCAGTTCCTGAGTTCGTTTGATCGCCCCAATATCCAGTACCGCGTGGGCCACAAGGCCAGCCCGAAAACGCAGCTTCTCGACTTTATCCGTGCCGAACACGCGGCGGGCACGCCCGAGGCCGATGCAGGCATCGTGTACTGCCTGTCGCGCAAGTCGGTAGAGGAGACGGCCCAGTGGCTGACGGCTCAGGGTATTCAGGCGCTGCCCTACCACGCCGGACTGACGGTGCGTGAGCGCGAATACGCCCAGGAACGCTTCATCCGCGAAGAGGGGGTGATCGTGGTCGCCACCGTCGCCTTCGGCATGGGCATCGACAAGCCCAACGTGCGTTTTGTGGCCCACCTCGATCTGCCCAAGAGCATGGAGGGGTATTACCAGGAAACCGGGCGGGCCGGGCGCGACGGGCTGCCCGCGACCGCCTGGATGGTCTATGGCCTGTCGGACGTGGTAAATATGCGCCGCATGCTCGCCCAGAGCGCCGCGCCCGAGCACATCCGGCGCATGGAATCGCAGAAGCTCGATGCGCTGCTAGCGTACTGCGAAACCCCGCGCTGCCGCCGTCAGACGCTGCTGTCGTATTTCGGGGAAACGTACCCGCAGCCGTGCGGCAACTGCGACACCTGCCGCACGCCGCCCGAAACCTGGGACGCCACCCGCGCCGCCCAGATGGTGCTTTCTGCGGTGGTGCGAACCGGCAACCGCTTTGGCGCGGGCCACCTGATCGACGTGCTGCACGGCAACGAAACCGAGCGTGTGCTGGGGCTGGGGCACCACGCGCTGCCGACCTTCGGCGTGGGCAAAGACCTTTCCGACAAACAGTGGAAGGGTGTGCTGCGGCAACTGGCCGCGCTGGGCTACCTGACCACCGACGCCGAGGGCCACGGCTCGCTGATCGCCACCCAGCAGGCGCGAGCAGTGCTGAAGGGCGAGGAAACGCTGCGCCTGCGAACCGAAGCCGAGCCGCCCAGCCGCGAGGAGCGCCGCCAGAAACGCAGTGGTAAACCGGGGGCCGCGTCCGGGTACGATCCGCTGTTCGAGGCGCTCAGGGCACTCCGGCTGCGGCTGGCAAAGGAACAGGGCGTGCCGCCGTATGTCATCTTCCACGACGCCACCCTGCGCGAGATGACCGAGGCGCAGCCGCAGACGCTGGCCCAACTGGGCGCAGTCAGCGGTGTGGGTGGGCGCAAGCTGGAGGCTTACGGCGCGGCCTTTCTGGAAGTGCTGACCGGAGAGCACGCGGCGTGTGTGTCGCCCGTTCAGAAGGGACAGGCTGGAAACGCCGCTGTTCTGGGCATCCTGAAGGGCAGACCCGAGGCGGCTGTGCCCAGCCCCAGCCGTGCCGCGCCGCCCACCGGCACGCTGAGCGAGCGGCTGCGGGCGTGGCGGCTGGCACTGGCCCGCGAGATCGACAAGCCCGCCTTTACTATCCTGAGCAACGCCGTACTGGACGCTATCGTGTCGCACAGGCCGCAGAACGAGGACGAGCTGCTGACCGTGCCGGGCATGGGCCAGAAGAAGATGGAGAACTACGGCGCGGAGATTCTGCGAATGGTGCAGGAAGCGGGGAATGCGTAG
- the hisH gene encoding imidazole glycerol phosphate synthase subunit HisH yields MTQIQRPVAVLDYGGGNVHSCHKAFVRAGMDARIISTPDELEGMAAIVVPGQGHFRQVMEAFDHSGFRAPLLSAAAAGTPIFGICVGMQMLLDASEEAPGVAGLGLLPGTVRRFEPAPGAEKVPHMGWNSIDKVGDSPLLRNLFCPAYTYFVHSYYVPLDVEADAGAITEYGVPFWSVLSQGNIHATQFHPEKSGEVGLAILRRFKEQVLG; encoded by the coding sequence ATGACCCAGATACAGCGGCCTGTGGCGGTGCTGGACTACGGTGGCGGCAACGTTCATAGCTGCCACAAGGCGTTCGTCCGGGCCGGAATGGACGCCCGCATCATCAGCACGCCCGACGAACTGGAGGGCATGGCCGCCATCGTGGTGCCGGGGCAGGGCCACTTCCGGCAGGTGATGGAGGCGTTCGATCACAGCGGCTTCCGCGCCCCGCTGCTCTCGGCTGCCGCTGCCGGAACCCCGATTTTCGGCATCTGTGTGGGCATGCAGATGCTGCTGGACGCCTCCGAGGAAGCGCCGGGCGTGGCAGGGCTGGGGCTGCTGCCCGGCACCGTTCGCAGATTCGAGCCTGCACCCGGAGCCGAAAAAGTGCCGCATATGGGCTGGAACAGCATCGACAAGGTGGGCGACTCTCCCCTGCTACGGAACCTGTTCTGCCCCGCCTACACGTACTTTGTCCACAGTTATTATGTGCCGCTCGATGTAGAGGCAGATGCCGGAGCTATTACCGAATACGGCGTGCCTTTCTGGTCGGTGCTGAGTCAGGGCAACATCCACGCCACGCAGTTTCACCCCGAGAAAAGCGGAGAAGTCGGACTGGCAATTCTGCGAAGGTTTAAAGAGCAGGTACTGGGGTAA
- a CDS encoding M15 family metallopeptidase, translating to MRRGLILGACLGVCASAQVSPTRLVTAYPAFLARLDGNTLLWKDDTSMPLTAGRVFTSPADRLDHPDLRELLRQPYPACTPLHAPAYAQDPGRARPAVFFGKMYGSSPAAVKAKLVVVNWFGQPLMFSRVNGAADALRAVEHELTAQPALRKYLTPSAGTYLWRVVAGSTRQSAHSWGIAIDLNTRYSAYWEWSGYREFQHGIPYANRVPQAVVWAFERHGFVWGGRWYHSDTMHFEYRPELSGC from the coding sequence ATGCGTAGAGGGCTGATCCTCGGCGCATGTTTAGGTGTATGCGCCTCGGCGCAGGTGTCGCCCACCCGCCTCGTCACCGCCTATCCCGCGTTTCTGGCGCGGCTGGACGGCAATACGCTGCTCTGGAAGGACGATACATCCATGCCGCTGACTGCAGGCCGCGTCTTCACCTCGCCCGCAGATCGCCTCGACCACCCCGACCTGCGCGAGCTGTTGCGCCAGCCGTACCCGGCCTGCACGCCGCTGCACGCGCCCGCCTACGCGCAGGATCCGGGCCGTGCCCGCCCCGCTGTCTTCTTCGGCAAGATGTACGGCAGCAGCCCGGCGGCAGTAAAGGCCAAGCTGGTGGTGGTCAACTGGTTCGGGCAACCGCTGATGTTCAGCCGGGTGAACGGGGCCGCCGACGCGCTGCGGGCCGTCGAGCACGAGCTGACGGCCCAGCCAGCCCTCAGAAAATACCTGACGCCCAGCGCGGGTACGTATCTGTGGCGGGTGGTGGCGGGCAGCACGCGCCAGAGCGCCCACAGTTGGGGCATCGCCATCGACCTCAATACGCGCTACAGCGCCTACTGGGAGTGGAGCGGCTACCGGGAATTTCAGCACGGTATTCCGTATGCCAACAGGGTGCCACAGGCGGTTGTGTGGGCATTCGAGCGGCACGGCTTCGTGTGGGGCGGGCGCTGGTATCACTCCGATACCATGCACTTCGAGTACCGGCCCGAACTGAGCGGGTGTTGA
- the glgB gene encoding 1,4-alpha-glucan branching protein GlgB: MTTTLPLTEEHLSKLNGGDLVRPDQLLGAHVTQQGGVTGVRFAVWAPNARHVSLVGDFNGWNPFSHPMSHPNGGWGFWSIFVPEAQHGQTYKYAITGPNGQTVWKADPYATTSELRPKTASVIWQDQPYFWGDDDWMSTRDQGTKTPISIYEVHLASWMRREDNWYLNYRELAPLLADYVAGLNYTHVELMGVMEHPFDGSWGYQVTGYYAPTSRFGTPEDFKFFVDVLHQRGIGVLLDWVPGHFPTDEIGLANFDGSPLYEYADPRKGFHPDWNTYVFDYGRNEVIMFLIGSALRWLEDYHVDGLRVDAVASMLYLDFSRNEGAWIPNIHGGRENLEAIAFFKRLNSVVHHRAPGAIVVAEESTSFPGVTAPEGLDFDYKWAMGWMNDTLAYMAEDPIYRQYDHHKLTFFDVYRTTEKFVLAVSHDEVVHLKHSLVTKMPGSWYEQRAGLRAFLGLQWTMPGKKLLFMGQEFAQRDEWNHDQSLPWYVLDYPEHRGVHDWVRDLNALYRSHPALYASDHTEDGLAWIAANDTKTSVYAYLRRDEDSGKWLLVVLNMTPVYRPGYWIGVPESGTYSVLLNSDAGEYGGFGTMQDDLSTCPEEAHGQPQHLKLNLAPNSVLVLELL; this comes from the coding sequence ATGACCACTACGCTGCCCCTGACCGAAGAGCACCTGTCGAAGCTAAATGGAGGCGATCTGGTACGCCCCGATCAACTGCTGGGCGCACATGTGACGCAGCAAGGCGGCGTGACGGGCGTGCGTTTCGCGGTATGGGCACCCAACGCCCGGCATGTCTCGCTGGTGGGCGATTTCAACGGCTGGAACCCCTTCAGTCATCCGATGAGCCACCCGAACGGCGGCTGGGGATTCTGGAGCATCTTCGTACCCGAAGCACAGCACGGACAGACGTACAAATACGCCATTACCGGGCCAAACGGGCAGACGGTATGGAAGGCCGACCCCTATGCCACCACCTCCGAACTGCGGCCCAAGACCGCCAGCGTGATCTGGCAGGATCAGCCGTATTTCTGGGGCGACGACGACTGGATGAGCACGCGTGACCAGGGCACGAAGACGCCCATCAGCATTTATGAAGTGCATCTGGCGTCGTGGATGCGCCGCGAAGACAACTGGTATCTGAATTACCGCGAGCTGGCCCCCCTGCTGGCAGATTACGTGGCGGGCCTGAATTACACCCACGTCGAGCTGATGGGCGTGATGGAGCACCCCTTCGACGGATCGTGGGGCTATCAGGTCACGGGGTACTACGCCCCCACCAGCCGCTTCGGAACGCCCGAAGATTTCAAATTCTTCGTGGATGTCCTGCACCAGCGCGGCATCGGGGTGCTGCTCGACTGGGTGCCCGGTCACTTCCCCACCGACGAGATCGGACTGGCGAACTTCGACGGCAGCCCGCTGTACGAGTACGCCGACCCGCGCAAGGGCTTTCACCCCGACTGGAATACCTACGTCTTCGACTATGGCCGCAACGAAGTGATCATGTTTCTGATCGGCTCGGCGCTGCGCTGGCTGGAGGATTACCACGTTGACGGACTGCGGGTCGATGCGGTGGCTTCGATGCTGTACCTCGACTTCTCGCGCAACGAGGGTGCGTGGATTCCCAACATCCACGGAGGGCGCGAGAATCTGGAGGCCATCGCCTTTTTCAAACGGCTGAACAGCGTGGTGCATCACCGTGCCCCCGGCGCCATCGTGGTGGCCGAGGAGAGCACCAGTTTTCCCGGCGTCACGGCTCCCGAGGGCCTCGATTTCGATTACAAATGGGCGATGGGCTGGATGAACGATACCCTCGCCTACATGGCTGAAGACCCGATCTACCGCCAGTACGACCACCACAAGCTGACCTTTTTCGACGTGTACCGCACCACCGAGAAATTTGTGCTGGCCGTGTCGCACGACGAAGTGGTACACCTGAAACACAGCCTCGTGACCAAGATGCCCGGCAGCTGGTACGAGCAGCGGGCCGGGCTGCGGGCTTTCCTGGGCCTCCAGTGGACCATGCCCGGCAAGAAACTGCTGTTCATGGGCCAGGAATTCGCCCAGCGCGACGAGTGGAACCACGACCAGAGCCTGCCGTGGTACGTGCTCGATTACCCGGAACACCGGGGCGTGCACGACTGGGTACGCGACCTGAACGCGCTGTACCGCTCGCATCCGGCGCTGTATGCCAGCGACCACACCGAAGACGGCCTCGCGTGGATTGCCGCCAACGACACCAAGACGAGCGTATACGCGTATCTGCGCCGCGACGAAGACAGCGGTAAATGGCTGTTGGTGGTGCTGAACATGACCCCGGTGTACCGTCCGGGCTACTGGATCGGCGTGCCTGAGTCCGGAACATACAGCGTGCTGCTCAACTCGGATGCTGGCGAATACGGCGGTTTCGGCACCATGCAGGACGACCTGAGCACCTGCCCCGAGGAAGCACACGGACAGCCGCAACATCTGAAGCTGAATCTGGCTCCGAACAGCGTGCTGGTGCTCGAACTCCTTTGA
- a CDS encoding BMP family lipoprotein, whose protein sequence is MTAPRLLTAALLLSLSLAGSLGLAQSGALTVGMALDSGGKNDRSFNQAAWEGAQRAAKDLGVSVKLFEPKTDAKGNATRGAEPLAKGGANLVIGVGFANKDSIVAAAQKYPSAKFAVVDDLPTGANTAGLRFREQEGSFLVGYIAAVTSRTGVVGFVGGQDVPIIHKFQAGYTAGVKFICPSCKVVAAYTGTTPTAWNDPVTARKLAAGMQAKGADVIFAAAGGSGAGVVEQVNSSQCLKAKALPAGVTFKPNLFAKMPVSMAYEKACAGDTRPAFFIGVDSDQNYLGDDDKNPATLNHGLTSMVKRVDNAVYSIIRDVKKGKPWRAGDQSFGLQNDGVSYALDEYNRSLISTDLQATLKTVTRLIVFGTVKVPTQ, encoded by the coding sequence ATGACTGCTCCCCGCCTGCTGACCGCTGCACTTCTCCTTTCGCTCTCGCTGGCTGGCTCGCTCGGCCTCGCACAGTCCGGCGCTCTGACAGTCGGAATGGCGCTCGATTCGGGCGGTAAAAACGACCGCTCCTTCAACCAGGCCGCCTGGGAAGGTGCCCAGCGGGCTGCCAAAGACCTGGGCGTGTCGGTCAAGCTGTTCGAGCCGAAGACCGACGCCAAAGGAAACGCCACCAGAGGAGCCGAACCGCTGGCAAAGGGAGGAGCCAATCTGGTGATCGGCGTGGGCTTTGCCAACAAAGACAGCATCGTGGCCGCCGCGCAGAAGTATCCGTCGGCCAAGTTCGCAGTGGTCGATGATCTGCCCACCGGAGCCAACACCGCCGGGCTGCGGTTCCGCGAGCAGGAAGGCTCATTTCTGGTCGGGTACATCGCCGCTGTTACCAGCCGCACGGGCGTGGTGGGCTTCGTGGGCGGTCAGGACGTGCCGATCATCCACAAGTTTCAGGCAGGCTACACGGCGGGTGTGAAATTCATCTGCCCCAGTTGCAAGGTCGTCGCGGCGTACACCGGCACCACCCCGACTGCTTGGAACGACCCGGTGACGGCGCGGAAACTGGCGGCGGGCATGCAGGCCAAAGGTGCAGACGTGATCTTTGCGGCGGCGGGCGGCAGCGGTGCGGGCGTGGTGGAACAGGTCAACAGCTCGCAGTGCCTGAAGGCCAAGGCGCTGCCCGCTGGCGTCACCTTCAAGCCGAATCTGTTTGCCAAGATGCCGGTCAGCATGGCCTACGAGAAAGCCTGTGCCGGCGACACCCGCCCGGCCTTTTTCATCGGCGTGGACAGCGATCAGAACTATCTGGGCGACGACGACAAGAACCCGGCCACCCTCAATCACGGCCTGACCAGCATGGTCAAACGGGTCGACAACGCGGTGTACAGCATCATCCGCGACGTGAAGAAGGGCAAGCCCTGGCGTGCCGGTGACCAGAGCTTCGGCCTTCAGAACGACGGCGTCAGCTACGCGCTCGACGAATACAACCGCTCGCTTATCAGCACCGATCTTCAGGCCACCCTCAAGACCGTGACGCGCCTGATCGTCTTCGGCACCGTCAAAGTACCCACGCAGTAA